From Xylanibacter oryzae DSM 17970, a single genomic window includes:
- a CDS encoding LytR/AlgR family response regulator transcription factor — protein MENPILHDTLVRQHHIVLCVLVGAAYAVSFGLSFNITPQDFAVDSLASILLFFGEAVMLWTIFTYSRLEFIDFYQSVAIHIVYAIVAVALMLALEYLIVDTIVPGYSDSFIKSFAARAFCLIIIYTSYRKYYTSSISDDVNYGHSDITDNKTDTESVVKADVIERITVKVGTKIKVIPVDEIVCLKAEDDYVSVITAEGHWLKSERLKDYEMSLPSDNFARVHRSYIVNISKISKIERYGQKQMLSMSDGEQIRISMTGYKVLKDKLNL, from the coding sequence ATGGAAAATCCAATACTACATGATACGTTAGTGCGCCAACACCATATAGTTTTATGTGTGTTAGTGGGTGCTGCTTATGCGGTAAGTTTTGGATTATCCTTTAATATAACGCCACAAGATTTTGCTGTTGATTCATTAGCGAGTATCTTACTCTTTTTTGGCGAAGCTGTAATGCTATGGACCATATTTACATATAGTCGTCTAGAGTTTATAGATTTTTATCAGTCTGTTGCCATACATATAGTTTATGCTATTGTGGCTGTTGCGTTAATGCTTGCATTAGAATATTTGATAGTCGATACAATAGTGCCTGGATATTCGGATTCATTTATAAAATCTTTTGCAGCTAGAGCATTTTGCCTGATAATAATTTATACTTCTTATCGTAAATATTATACTAGTAGCATATCGGATGATGTAAATTATGGACATTCTGATATTACTGATAATAAAACAGATACAGAATCGGTAGTTAAGGCTGATGTTATAGAGCGTATTACCGTAAAAGTAGGGACAAAGATAAAAGTGATACCGGTAGATGAAATAGTATGTCTTAAGGCGGAAGATGATTATGTATCAGTTATAACAGCTGAAGGACATTGGCTTAAAAGTGAACGTCTCAAAGATTATGAGATGTCATTACCAAGTGATAATTTTGCACGAGTTCATCGCTCTTATATAGTGAATATAAGTAAGATATCAAAGATAGAACGTTATGGTCAAAAACAAATGCTTTCGATGAGTGATGGTGAGCAAATAAGAATAAGTATGACTGGTTATAAAGTATTAAAGGATAAACTAAACTTATAA
- a CDS encoding YaaA family protein, with product MQILISCAKIMTGKAPKEIPYITKPSFQLQANDNAMQMVAYSVDELQDMLHVNHEIAAENWHRFQTFHTKENREPAVFCYDGMVFQKLAPETFSDDELRYANDHLLISSFLYGLLRPLDIVNKYRLEGNIVLPENDGKSMFDFWKPILTDWFIRKIKADDGILVNLASDEMRNLFDWKRVKKEVTIVTPEFKIERNGKLKTIVIYTKMCRGAMTRYILKERITNIQLLKLFEYDGFKIDESEGDWMFTLK from the coding sequence ATGCAGATTCTGATATCTTGCGCTAAGATAATGACGGGAAAGGCTCCAAAGGAGATTCCTTATATTACAAAACCGTCATTTCAGTTGCAGGCAAATGACAATGCCATGCAGATGGTTGCTTATTCAGTGGATGAATTGCAGGATATGCTACATGTAAATCATGAAATAGCAGCAGAAAATTGGCATAGGTTTCAGACATTTCATACAAAAGAGAATAGAGAGCCTGCTGTATTCTGTTATGATGGTATGGTATTTCAAAAACTTGCACCTGAAACTTTTTCGGATGATGAACTGAGATATGCCAACGATCATCTGCTAATAAGTTCTTTTCTTTATGGACTTCTTCGTCCGCTTGATATTGTCAATAAATACAGACTGGAAGGAAATATTGTGCTACCTGAAAATGATGGTAAGTCAATGTTCGACTTTTGGAAACCTATTCTTACAGATTGGTTCATCAGAAAGATTAAGGCAGATGATGGTATACTTGTTAATTTGGCAAGTGACGAAATGCGTAATCTATTTGACTGGAAGAGGGTTAAGAAGGAGGTTACTATCGTTACGCCTGAATTTAAGATAGAGAGGAACGGAAAACTTAAGACGATAGTCATTTATACCAAAATGTGTAGAGGAGCTATGACACGATATATTCTTAAGGAACGGATTACAAATATTCAACTTCTTAAACTATTTGAATATGATGGATTCAAAATAGATGAGTCAGAAGGTGATTGGATGTTTACTTTAAAATAA
- a CDS encoding heavy metal-binding domain-containing protein: MILSTTPTLEGKRITNYYGVVTGETIIGANIFRDFFAGIRDIVGGRSSSYENVLREAKDVALKEMSERASALGANAIVGIDLDYETVGSNGSMLMVTASGTAVSVESL; encoded by the coding sequence ATGATTTTATCAACAACTCCAACCTTAGAAGGTAAAAGAATCACAAACTATTATGGTGTTGTGACAGGCGAGACAATAATTGGTGCTAACATATTCCGTGACTTTTTTGCCGGTATACGTGATATAGTAGGTGGACGCTCTTCATCTTATGAAAATGTACTTCGCGAGGCAAAGGATGTAGCTTTGAAGGAAATGAGTGAACGTGCTTCTGCATTGGGTGCTAATGCTATTGTTGGCATAGATCTTGACTACGAAACTGTAGGTAGTAATGGCAGCATGCTTATGGTCACAGCAAGTGGTACAGCTGTTAGTGTAGAGTCTTTATAA
- a CDS encoding Pls/PosA family non-ribosomal peptide synthetase: protein MFLEKFFEGSVKTFPNNKAIEEGEKQYTYLEAEKKANKLANYLKGLSIGPEDKVTILLPRCAEVTISMLGILKAGAAYIPLDPEIPADRVNFIMEDADAKLLITSDEILDRIGGQLSSFPIFNIDKQTAELDNYPDTKPIVEGRSEDNLCYMIYTSGTTGKPKGVLLMHKNAVTYVNGARKIYPINETDRALQGFSVSFDASVEEIWVPLSAGATLVIGTFDIMRSGDRFSSILQGLGITFLSCAPTLLSMVKDDIPNLRILIFGGEVCSRDIANRWCKEGRMVYNTYGPTEATVIATYSILKPCEEVTIGKALDGYDVLLVDDDMNVIDEIDKEGEILIGGDSIARGYLNRDDLTAKKFITTERYCGKMKRYYRTGDLAKYNKDKEFLFIGRADAQVKVRGFRVELAEIEGLLMQDEAVQTAAVTLDKDTQQLAAFVVLRAGKTIDRAVIAKQFRLLLPYYMIPSTLDVIDKLPMTSSQKIDRKRLPSPKIPLSFSRDRNIIQPSTPLEKAMVKVIAKNINRDDISMDDHFFNDLGGHSLLAAIVVSEMREQKMFENMSVVDVYKYPILSDLAKELEKKRPTKDEKKEERDIYKVTTLNYYLCSLCQGISLVFLTLLFGLEWLGPFFIYSYFYSADYGVLYSIYVSLFSYFLILPCLTVFSIIFKWIVLGRIRPGKYKLWGSYYFRFWIVGKVTAICPVIYFTGTSIMNWFLRFMGAKVGNNCYINTSAIDTFDLVKIGDNVSICTDTHLRGYTIEDGWLKIGTIELEDNAFVGTRCCLAHNSKMSKNSSIEDLTLVPEGTTIPENENWGGSPPTKIGINEKKDTIKLWSPKFTLLSLACVFIIPLVTMVAFFPGMLAVAHINYVSSIWSFAWITLLIGLSFVVLLTVIIALFKWLLLGNIKEGRYKVNSLFYYKKWFFDQLMKLSLQVIGTLYTTLYLQKWFKMLGVKMGKRVEISTVEFISPDLLVTGDECFLADSVSVGASYVRNGYIEIAKTYIGNRTFVGNSAVLSPGTKIGDDVLVGVLSKMKEEDLPVKDGTNWFGSPAVFLPRRDINHDFSSERTYKPSKKLFFYRYFIEFFRVILPSTFFIFMAGIITDVTSRMQIERDLSELLLWFPLLYIGASIIGIFVTALLKWIIVGKYVPQNKPLWSGFVWRSELITGLYENFLVLFCINILTGTPFIKYPLRLLGCKIGKRTCIFTTQITEFDLIHVDDYTALNDNCTMQTHLFEDRVMKMSYVTMEENCSVGGMSVVLYDSKMEKNAILDPLSVLMKNETLSADNRYIGAPAKKV, encoded by the coding sequence ATGTTTTTAGAAAAATTTTTTGAAGGCTCAGTAAAGACTTTCCCTAATAATAAGGCAATTGAAGAAGGTGAAAAACAGTATACCTATCTTGAGGCTGAAAAGAAAGCAAACAAACTGGCCAACTATCTTAAGGGACTTTCAATAGGTCCTGAAGATAAAGTTACGATATTATTGCCACGTTGTGCAGAGGTAACAATCTCAATGCTTGGAATACTAAAGGCCGGCGCAGCGTATATTCCACTAGATCCGGAAATTCCTGCCGACAGAGTTAACTTTATAATGGAGGATGCTGACGCCAAACTACTAATCACATCCGATGAAATACTAGATAGAATAGGAGGGCAACTATCGTCATTTCCTATATTTAACATAGACAAACAAACAGCAGAACTTGATAACTACCCCGACACAAAACCAATTGTAGAAGGACGTAGTGAAGACAATTTGTGCTATATGATATACACATCTGGAACCACCGGTAAACCTAAAGGTGTGTTATTGATGCACAAAAACGCCGTGACATACGTAAACGGAGCACGGAAAATATACCCCATAAACGAAACTGATAGAGCCCTACAGGGATTTTCTGTATCTTTCGACGCGTCAGTTGAAGAAATATGGGTGCCATTATCAGCAGGAGCCACACTTGTGATTGGAACATTCGACATTATGCGCTCCGGCGACAGGTTCTCATCAATACTTCAAGGTCTTGGCATCACATTCCTATCATGCGCACCTACGCTGTTGTCAATGGTAAAAGATGATATCCCAAATCTCAGAATTTTGATATTCGGTGGTGAGGTATGCTCTCGCGACATAGCCAATCGATGGTGTAAAGAGGGCCGTATGGTGTACAACACTTACGGTCCTACAGAAGCTACTGTCATCGCCACCTACTCCATTCTCAAACCATGCGAAGAAGTAACGATTGGTAAAGCACTAGACGGATATGACGTACTCTTGGTAGATGACGACATGAATGTTATCGACGAGATAGACAAAGAAGGTGAAATACTAATTGGTGGTGACAGCATAGCCAGGGGTTACCTAAATCGAGACGACCTCACTGCAAAGAAATTCATCACCACCGAACGCTACTGCGGCAAAATGAAGCGATATTATCGCACAGGCGATTTGGCTAAATATAACAAAGACAAGGAATTCCTTTTCATCGGTCGTGCCGACGCTCAAGTGAAAGTACGCGGATTCCGTGTAGAACTCGCTGAGATAGAAGGACTGCTCATGCAGGACGAGGCCGTACAAACTGCAGCAGTAACACTTGACAAAGATACTCAGCAATTAGCAGCCTTCGTGGTGCTACGCGCAGGAAAAACAATAGATCGTGCTGTGATTGCAAAGCAATTCAGATTATTGCTACCATATTACATGATTCCATCTACACTTGACGTAATAGACAAACTTCCGATGACATCTAGTCAGAAGATAGACCGCAAACGTCTACCGTCGCCAAAGATACCTCTGAGCTTTTCTAGAGACAGAAACATTATACAGCCTTCAACACCTCTAGAGAAGGCTATGGTTAAAGTAATAGCCAAAAACATAAACCGTGATGACATATCCATGGACGACCATTTCTTCAATGATTTGGGAGGACATTCACTACTCGCTGCCATTGTAGTTTCTGAAATGAGAGAACAGAAGATGTTTGAAAACATGTCAGTGGTAGATGTATACAAATATCCGATACTTTCAGATCTTGCGAAAGAACTAGAGAAAAAACGTCCTACAAAAGACGAGAAAAAAGAGGAACGTGATATATACAAAGTTACTACATTGAACTATTATCTTTGTTCACTATGTCAGGGTATATCACTTGTATTCCTAACTTTACTATTTGGACTAGAATGGTTGGGACCATTCTTCATCTATTCATATTTCTATTCAGCCGATTACGGTGTATTATACTCAATATATGTGAGTCTATTCTCCTACTTCCTTATACTACCTTGCCTCACTGTCTTTTCTATAATATTCAAATGGATAGTACTCGGTAGGATCCGTCCGGGGAAATACAAGCTTTGGGGTAGTTATTACTTCCGTTTCTGGATTGTAGGCAAAGTTACAGCTATCTGCCCTGTAATATACTTCACGGGCACATCCATAATGAACTGGTTCCTGAGGTTTATGGGTGCAAAGGTAGGAAACAACTGCTATATCAATACATCTGCCATCGACACATTCGATTTAGTAAAGATAGGTGACAATGTGAGCATTTGCACCGATACGCACCTAAGAGGATATACCATAGAAGACGGTTGGCTCAAAATAGGCACTATAGAACTTGAAGACAATGCTTTTGTAGGTACTCGTTGCTGCCTAGCTCATAATTCAAAGATGAGTAAAAACAGTTCGATAGAAGACCTTACTCTGGTACCAGAAGGCACTACTATACCTGAGAACGAAAATTGGGGTGGTTCGCCTCCTACCAAAATCGGGATAAACGAAAAGAAAGATACCATTAAGCTTTGGTCTCCTAAATTCACTTTACTGTCATTGGCATGTGTATTCATCATACCACTTGTCACTATGGTGGCATTCTTCCCTGGTATGTTGGCAGTAGCCCACATCAACTATGTATCAAGCATATGGAGTTTCGCATGGATAACACTATTAATCGGCTTATCATTCGTGGTGCTACTAACAGTAATTATCGCATTATTTAAATGGTTGCTTCTTGGCAATATAAAAGAGGGACGCTACAAAGTAAACAGTCTCTTCTATTATAAGAAATGGTTTTTTGACCAACTGATGAAACTAAGTTTGCAGGTTATTGGCACTCTTTACACGACGCTATATCTACAAAAATGGTTCAAGATGTTGGGTGTAAAGATGGGTAAACGCGTGGAGATATCAACCGTGGAGTTTATCTCTCCAGACTTACTGGTTACTGGAGACGAATGTTTCCTAGCCGACTCTGTATCGGTGGGTGCATCGTATGTACGTAACGGTTATATAGAGATAGCAAAAACATATATAGGAAACCGTACATTCGTAGGCAACAGTGCCGTACTGAGCCCTGGAACCAAAATAGGAGACGATGTCCTCGTTGGCGTTCTTTCAAAGATGAAGGAAGAAGACCTACCTGTAAAAGACGGGACAAATTGGTTTGGATCACCTGCAGTGTTCCTTCCACGAAGAGACATAAACCACGACTTTTCGTCAGAACGCACTTACAAGCCTTCAAAAAAATTATTTTTCTACCGCTATTTTATTGAATTTTTCCGTGTTATTCTACCATCAACCTTCTTTATTTTCATGGCAGGTATCATCACCGACGTAACTTCTCGTATGCAGATTGAGAGAGATCTTAGTGAACTATTATTATGGTTCCCTCTTCTCTATATAGGCGCATCAATAATCGGTATATTTGTAACAGCACTGCTAAAATGGATAATTGTTGGAAAGTATGTACCACAAAACAAACCTTTATGGAGTGGATTTGTATGGCGTAGTGAACTTATAACCGGTCTGTATGAGAATTTCTTAGTGCTATTTTGCATCAATATCCTTACAGGTACACCATTTATAAAATATCCACTTAGACTGCTAGGTTGTAAAATAGGTAAACGCACATGTATATTTACGACACAGATAACAGAATTCGACCTCATACATGTGGATGATTATACTGCCCTTAATGACAATTGTACAATGCAGACCCACCTATTTGAAGACCGCGTCATGAAGATGTCGTATGTCACTATGGAAGAGAACTGCTCTGTTGGTGGTATGTCTGTTGTGCTTTACGATTCGAAGATGGAGAAAAATGCCATACTTGACCCATTGTCTGTACTTATGAAGAATGAAACACTGTCTGCAGACAACAGATATATTGGTGCTCCGGCAAAAAAAGTATAA
- a CDS encoding flavodoxin family protein — MRVLVINGSPRKNGNVAKMLHSVSDNIEGAEIHWFDVNDLKVHPCTGCMCCRKTGKCVLPQDDGHIIANEVDNCDAMILGTPVYWGNMSGQMKLVFDRIVPSMMDEPKTGFPIPLHKGKKAVIVTACTTIWPFSFICRETTNTLHAMKEILGYSGFKTIGKLVLSGTRKKTSVPVGLLNKGKRLAGKF; from the coding sequence ATGAGAGTATTGGTAATTAATGGGAGCCCCCGTAAGAATGGTAATGTGGCTAAAATGCTTCATTCCGTATCAGATAATATAGAAGGTGCTGAAATTCATTGGTTTGATGTTAATGATCTTAAGGTTCATCCTTGTACAGGCTGTATGTGTTGTCGTAAAACCGGCAAATGTGTTCTGCCACAGGATGATGGCCATATAATTGCAAATGAAGTTGACAATTGTGATGCTATGATTTTAGGTACACCTGTCTATTGGGGTAATATGAGTGGACAGATGAAACTTGTATTCGACCGCATTGTACCATCAATGATGGATGAACCTAAAACTGGATTTCCAATACCTCTTCATAAGGGTAAAAAAGCAGTAATAGTAACAGCATGCACAACCATATGGCCGTTTAGTTTTATATGTCGTGAGACAACAAATACATTGCATGCAATGAAAGAGATCCTTGGTTATTCCGGATTTAAAACAATCGGTAAATTAGTATTATCCGGAACGAGAAAGAAAACTTCTGTTCCTGTTGGCCTTCTGAATAAGGGGAAACGACTGGCAGGTAAATTCTAA
- a CDS encoding LiaF transmembrane domain-containing protein, producing the protein MERNGFRSVITGGVIVLIGIVYLLFNVGILPADWRGIIISWQSLLILLGVVGICKRSYIGGTILLALGICFLLPDLSAVMGFTYSSATLHSVMWPTAIIIIGVMIMLHRHHHHHFKHCHRVKYSNGSKEGKVDYNLVMNGIDEVFLDPEFKGGEINTIMGGAKLDLRRTSLPEGDSVLKISSIFGGVTLLLPLDWNVEVHSDSILGGFADHRRINGMYTDRRLIIEASFIFGGGSIE; encoded by the coding sequence ATGGAAAGAAATGGTTTTAGAAGTGTCATCACTGGTGGCGTAATTGTATTAATAGGTATTGTATACTTATTATTTAATGTTGGAATATTGCCTGCAGATTGGAGAGGTATAATAATATCATGGCAGTCTCTGCTTATATTATTAGGCGTAGTCGGAATATGCAAGCGTAGTTATATTGGTGGTACGATACTCTTGGCTCTTGGCATTTGCTTTTTGCTACCAGACCTGTCTGCTGTAATGGGATTTACTTATTCATCAGCAACTCTGCACTCTGTAATGTGGCCAACGGCAATAATCATAATTGGAGTGATGATAATGTTGCATAGACATCATCACCATCATTTTAAACATTGTCATAGAGTAAAATATAGTAATGGGTCAAAAGAAGGCAAGGTCGATTATAATCTTGTGATGAATGGTATTGATGAGGTATTTCTAGATCCTGAATTTAAAGGCGGCGAGATTAATACCATAATGGGAGGAGCTAAATTAGATTTGCGCAGAACTTCGTTGCCAGAAGGTGATTCGGTATTGAAAATAAGTTCTATATTTGGAGGCGTTACGTTATTGTTGCCTTTAGATTGGAATGTAGAGGTACACAGCGATTCTATACTCGGAGGTTTCGCAGATCATAGGCGTATCAATGGAATGTATACAGATCGTCGTCTTATTATTGAGGCTAGTTTTATTTTTGGAGGAGGTAGTATAGAATAA
- a CDS encoding SAM-dependent methyltransferase — protein MNNDKEQTIYDFDFSLLCEYFSSIERQGPGSEEMTKLALSFIDGLTEDSKIADLGCGTGGQTATLAQNIKGRITALDLFPTFIDKLRNRFANLKLSDRVNGIVGSMDELPFSESEFDVIWCEGAIYNIGFKHGLEYWRKFIKTGGYVAVTEASWFTENRPEEIDKFWNEAYSEIDTIPNKVKQMQAAGYIPVATFILPEECWTDNFYTPQKGAQEIFLRNYPGNPTAENLIKYQRHEAELYSKYKQYYGYVFYIGKKISI, from the coding sequence ATGAATAATGATAAAGAACAAACAATCTATGATTTTGATTTCAGTTTACTATGTGAATATTTCTCAAGTATAGAACGCCAGGGCCCCGGAAGTGAGGAGATGACGAAGCTGGCTCTCAGCTTTATCGATGGGCTTACTGAAGATAGTAAAATAGCTGACCTAGGTTGCGGTACAGGTGGGCAGACTGCTACCTTGGCACAGAATATAAAGGGCCGTATTACTGCCTTGGATCTATTTCCCACATTTATTGATAAACTCAGAAATCGTTTCGCTAATCTTAAGTTATCCGACAGAGTTAACGGTATTGTAGGCTCTATGGACGAACTACCTTTTTCAGAAAGCGAGTTTGATGTAATATGGTGCGAGGGCGCTATCTATAACATTGGCTTTAAACACGGTCTGGAATATTGGCGTAAGTTTATCAAGACCGGAGGTTATGTTGCTGTGACAGAAGCATCATGGTTTACAGAGAACCGCCCTGAAGAGATAGATAAGTTCTGGAATGAGGCGTATTCTGAAATAGACACGATACCTAATAAGGTGAAGCAAATGCAGGCAGCAGGATATATTCCAGTGGCCACGTTTATACTTCCAGAAGAATGTTGGACAGATAATTTCTATACTCCACAAAAGGGTGCACAGGAGATCTTTCTAAGAAATTATCCAGGCAACCCTACTGCCGAGAACTTGATTAAGTATCAACGCCATGAAGCGGAATTATATTCCAAGTACAAACAGTATTATGGGTATGTGTTCTATATAGGAAAGAAAATATCTATATAG
- a CDS encoding acetylxylan esterase, which yields MRKTSILAVLITLITLNVSAQNFLPMKWNISFKNNSCFTSRMAKQNSSISTLLSWERQGYFAGDGDCQLSSSFDIPNLKSGYVLYVRMVCDINSIIINGHTIAKSIKNRHLQNNTLVESFNIGKNILLKGKNKIVLNCSSLGYTGGVSNTTIAIKPIADHNVEYLKISLPTEDHVCLKNNRYINLHYLTTKNTCIKINIENDFHKLILDSTITVNSKDSVINLNLNGICSKAGFYQIVAMMHGKGYSGDAQWMAVKPEEINCSNTVADGFDDYWNRAKSELSAIAPDYKMYKVDSLCRKSKRDVYIVEMKSLGNITIRGYYFVPRTSGKHHAVLQVPGYGWGFENIDGMLNDDTNRIELALCVRGHGISADVFNPGFGLPGIWGYKLYDKDSLSYRGIYMDCVRAVDFLCNREEVDSNRIAVKGGSQGGGLTLATAALCSGRIAACAYFDPFPCDMRHQIKIRTTCQTELKNDLAYYHNPCSFDKVLDIQDLIDTRSFAPKITCPVLFTTALFDDDCPAHVGFSAFNLIKSEKQYKVYPNDGHMQGFTHDGFILGWLDEKLSLNLK from the coding sequence ATGAGAAAAACAAGTATCCTAGCTGTCCTGATCACATTAATAACACTAAATGTTAGTGCTCAGAACTTCCTGCCGATGAAATGGAACATTTCTTTTAAGAATAATTCTTGTTTCACATCACGCATGGCTAAACAAAACTCATCGATAAGTACCTTGCTATCTTGGGAAAGGCAAGGATATTTTGCCGGTGACGGTGATTGTCAATTGTCTAGTAGTTTTGATATACCCAATTTAAAATCTGGATATGTGTTGTACGTTAGGATGGTTTGTGATATAAATAGTATAATAATAAATGGGCATACCATTGCCAAAAGCATAAAGAATCGACATCTACAGAATAATACTCTTGTTGAAAGTTTCAATATAGGTAAGAATATTTTGCTTAAAGGTAAAAACAAAATTGTATTAAATTGTTCATCTTTAGGATATACTGGTGGAGTAAGCAATACTACTATTGCTATTAAGCCAATAGCAGATCATAATGTAGAGTATTTAAAAATATCGTTACCTACAGAAGATCATGTATGTCTCAAAAATAATAGATACATTAACTTGCATTATCTTACGACAAAGAATACTTGCATAAAAATTAATATAGAGAATGATTTTCATAAATTAATACTAGACAGTACTATTACCGTGAATAGTAAGGATTCTGTTATTAATCTAAATCTAAATGGAATATGTAGCAAGGCTGGTTTTTATCAGATAGTAGCAATGATGCATGGCAAGGGTTATAGTGGAGATGCACAATGGATGGCTGTTAAGCCTGAAGAGATTAATTGTAGCAATACTGTTGCTGATGGATTCGATGATTATTGGAATAGAGCTAAATCAGAATTGTCGGCAATAGCACCTGATTATAAAATGTATAAAGTTGACTCACTTTGTCGCAAAAGTAAGAGAGATGTTTATATCGTTGAAATGAAGTCTTTAGGTAATATTACCATTCGTGGTTATTATTTTGTTCCACGTACCTCTGGAAAACATCATGCAGTGTTGCAGGTGCCTGGTTACGGATGGGGATTTGAAAATATAGATGGTATGCTCAATGATGACACTAACAGAATTGAGTTGGCTCTATGCGTTAGAGGTCATGGTATAAGTGCCGATGTATTTAATCCCGGATTTGGATTGCCTGGTATATGGGGATATAAGTTGTACGATAAAGATAGCTTATCTTATCGCGGTATATATATGGACTGTGTCAGAGCTGTAGATTTTCTTTGTAATCGTGAAGAAGTGGACAGCAATCGTATAGCTGTAAAAGGTGGTAGTCAGGGTGGTGGACTTACACTCGCTACAGCTGCTTTATGTTCTGGACGAATAGCTGCTTGCGCATATTTTGATCCTTTCCCATGTGATATGCGCCATCAGATAAAAATACGCACAACATGTCAAACAGAACTCAAAAACGATTTGGCTTACTATCATAATCCATGTTCTTTTGATAAAGTACTGGATATTCAAGACCTTATTGATACACGTTCGTTTGCTCCGAAGATAACGTGTCCTGTATTATTTACTACGGCATTGTTTGATGATGATTGCCCTGCACATGTCGGTTTTTCTGCATTCAATCTTATTAAGTCTGAGAAACAGTATAAGGTATATCCTAATGATGGTCACATGCAGGGATTTACACATGATGGCTTCATCTTAGGATGGTTAGATGAAAAACTTAGTTTGAACTTAAAATAA
- a CDS encoding TetR/AcrR family transcriptional regulator, producing the protein MITERNREATEKRLLDTVSDMIAENGFETIGVNAVANKSGVSKILIYRYFGSVEGLLAAYLHQNDFWINYPKTISQKEDLPEFVKTMFHGQLRKLRENPALRKLYRWELSSSNAIIINLRKQRETAGIDLINEVSRVSGRKKEDIASVATMISASIAYLMMFSDVCPEYNGLRLDEDKGWQSIENGMDELIDKFFS; encoded by the coding sequence ATGATAACAGAAAGAAATCGTGAAGCTACAGAGAAACGCTTACTGGATACAGTAAGCGATATGATTGCTGAAAATGGCTTTGAAACCATCGGAGTGAATGCGGTTGCAAATAAATCCGGAGTCTCTAAAATCTTGATTTATAGATATTTCGGTTCTGTAGAAGGGTTATTGGCAGCCTATTTGCATCAAAATGATTTTTGGATTAATTATCCAAAAACGATCTCACAAAAAGAGGATTTACCAGAGTTTGTAAAGACAATGTTTCATGGGCAGCTACGTAAACTTAGAGAAAATCCTGCACTAAGAAAACTTTATCGTTGGGAATTGTCAAGCAGTAATGCTATTATTATAAATCTTAGAAAACAGAGAGAGACAGCAGGGATTGACTTGATAAATGAAGTAAGTCGTGTTTCAGGAAGAAAGAAAGAAGATATTGCATCTGTTGCGACTATGATTAGTGCTTCTATTGCATATCTAATGATGTTTAGTGATGTATGCCCTGAATATAATGGATTACGCCTTGATGAGGATAAGGGATGGCAAAGTATTGAAAATGGTATGGATGAATTGATAGACAAATTCTTCAGTTAA